In Jatrophihabitans sp., one genomic interval encodes:
- a CDS encoding hemolysin family protein, translating into MSDVWLNIVMVVVFVLIGGAFSGAEIALVSLRESQVRAMGENGGRRGKAVQRLLSDPNRFLAAVQVGVTLAGFFSAAFGASTLSRPFADWLVGLGVREGLAGTLALVLVTIAISYLSLVVGELTPKRLALQRAEGFSLLVAAPLNAIAKLSRPVIWLLSKSTNVLVRLLGGDPAASGESISQEELRDLVTAHESLTSDERRLIGEVFRAGDREVREVMTPRTEVDFLDASMTASRAAKQVSDSSHSRYPVVGRDEDDVLGFVHVRDLLLPNHPAGRAATVGDLVRDVKRLPGTAGVLTALSEMRRENHHLAIVVDEYGGTDGIVTLEDLIEEVIGEIYDEYDEDVAGAGEERPDGPHEVDGLLNLDDFREVTGLQLPEGPYETVAGYVLAELGRLPVVGDSVEAEGRTLTVLELDGRRIARISVSRASEPEIDPAQVPTSTIGT; encoded by the coding sequence GTGAGCGACGTCTGGCTCAACATCGTGATGGTCGTCGTCTTCGTCCTGATCGGCGGCGCCTTCTCGGGGGCGGAGATCGCGCTCGTCTCGCTCCGCGAGTCCCAGGTGCGGGCGATGGGCGAGAACGGCGGACGGCGCGGCAAGGCCGTGCAGCGCCTGCTCAGCGACCCCAACCGCTTCCTCGCCGCCGTCCAGGTCGGGGTGACCCTGGCCGGCTTCTTCTCCGCCGCGTTCGGTGCCAGCACCCTCTCCCGGCCGTTCGCCGACTGGCTGGTCGGCCTGGGCGTGCGGGAGGGTCTCGCCGGCACGCTGGCCCTCGTGCTGGTCACCATCGCGATCAGCTACCTGTCCCTCGTGGTCGGCGAGCTGACCCCCAAGCGCCTGGCGCTGCAGCGGGCCGAGGGCTTCTCCCTGCTGGTCGCCGCACCCCTCAACGCGATCGCCAAGCTCTCCCGCCCGGTCATCTGGTTGCTGTCGAAGTCGACGAACGTGCTGGTCCGGCTGCTCGGCGGCGACCCCGCGGCCAGCGGCGAGTCGATCAGCCAGGAGGAGCTGCGCGACCTCGTGACCGCGCACGAGTCGCTGACCTCCGACGAGCGCCGGCTCATCGGCGAGGTCTTCCGGGCCGGCGACCGCGAGGTCCGCGAGGTCATGACGCCGCGCACCGAGGTCGACTTCCTCGACGCGTCGATGACCGCGAGCCGCGCGGCCAAGCAGGTCTCCGACTCCAGCCACTCGCGCTACCCGGTCGTCGGCCGTGACGAGGACGACGTCCTGGGCTTCGTGCACGTGCGCGACCTGCTCCTGCCCAACCACCCGGCCGGGCGCGCCGCGACCGTCGGCGACCTGGTCCGTGACGTCAAGCGGCTCCCGGGCACCGCCGGCGTCCTCACCGCCCTGTCGGAGATGCGGCGGGAGAACCACCACCTCGCGATCGTCGTCGACGAGTACGGCGGCACCGACGGCATCGTCACCCTCGAGGACCTCATCGAGGAGGTCATCGGGGAGATCTACGACGAGTACGACGAGGACGTCGCCGGCGCGGGGGAGGAGCGCCCGGACGGCCCGCACGAGGTCGACGGGCTGCTCAACCTCGACGACTTCCGCGAGGTGACCGGGCTGCAGCTGCCCGAGGGCCCCTACGAGACCGTGGCCGGGTACGTGCTGGCCGAGCTGGGCCGGCTGCCCGTCGTCGGCGACAGCGTCGAGGCCGAGGGGCGCACGCTGACGGTCCTCGAGCTCGACGGACGGCGGATCGCGCGGATCTCGGTCAGCCGCGCGTCGGAGCCCGAGATCGACCCCGCGCAGGTGCCGACCAGCACGATCGGCACCTGA